A window from Drosophila kikkawai strain 14028-0561.14 chromosome 2L, DkikHiC1v2, whole genome shotgun sequence encodes these proteins:
- the LOC108082110 gene encoding coiled-coil domain-containing protein 43 encodes MSASEEFQGWLNDQLRKLNTDENVFGSYIVGILEGDETTEEKTEALEGILSETGSADINELVATILQKWLCSHVSADEPPKKGLDIDVNAQLAKLLENQKLQPAVNKEREYTEEERRIKQQILAQYSQTAVVNKDNDDSDSESDDDSGALAKNTNKSDVQALAKEKREQARLDSAAKKQKDRDDREKQRQLREEKKEKRKTVKGERRR; translated from the exons ATGAGTGCCAGCGAGGAGTTTCAGGGCTGGCTGAACGACCAGCTGCGTAAACTCAATACGGACGAGAACGTCTTCGGATCGTACATCGTCGGCATACTCGAGGGCGATGAGACGACGGAGGAGAAGACGGAGGCCCTTGAAGGAATCCTCAGCGAGACGGGG TCTGCTGATATCAACGAACTGGTGGCCACCATTCTGCAGAAATGGCTATGCAGCCATGTCAGCGCCGATGAGCCGCCCAAAAAAGGCCTAGACATCGATGTGAACGCCCAGCTGGCTAAGCTGCTGGAGAATCAGAAGCTCCAACCTGCCGTCAACAAGGAACGCGAGTACACCGAGGAGGAGCGACGCATCAAGCAACAGATACTAGCCCAGTATTCGCAG ACCGCTGTGGTGAACAAGGACAACGATGATTCCGATTCGGAAAGCGATGACGATAGCGGAGCCCTTGCCAAGAACACCAATAAATCCGATGTCCAGGCTTTGGCCAAGGAGAAACGGGAGCAGGCCCGCCTGGATAGTGCGGCCAAGAAGCAGAAGGACAGGGACGACCGAGAGAAGCAAAGGCAGTTGCGCgaggagaagaaggagaagCGCAAGACTGTGAAGGGCGAGCGGCGCCGGTAG
- the LOC108082109 gene encoding uncharacterized G-patch domain protein DDB_G0278987 has protein sequence MRSRTELVTTTFVESDEEDFSPDDDSDSEEDWRPTKKRPTKAAGSDGGGRKRKSAAATASKAKRRMAKVSDEDSENDDDLETDPSDDDFDYPSASTSSKRPQSLPPKKQFVKLSQLDLLVKKSDLMEKDWLKNNRLCLWRKDDQTTLLQKYLRVKSGAEEEELLFTSSSVYSSWDEQQTSDFIEVKVNCLDPNNRRIKLQDLEAVKKISEELQLERDTSAASDKEDDAEEDEDEKPNDAD, from the exons ATGCGTAGCCGCACCGAGCTGGTGACCACCACGTTTGTGGAAAGCGACGAGGAGGACTTCAGTCCGGACGATGACTCTGACTCGGAGGAGGACTGGCGGCCCACTAAAAAGCGTCCGACCAAAGCAGCTGGCTCTGATGGCGGCGGCAGGAAGCGGAAATCGGCGGCGGCCACGGCCTCAAAGGCCAAGCGCCGGATGGCCAAGGTGAGCGACGAGGATTCCGAGAATGACGATGACCTAGAAACAGATCCTAGCGACGACGACTTTGACTATCCATCGGCCAGCACCTCCTCGAAGAGGCCGCAAAGCCTGCCGCCGAAAAAGCAGTTCGTCAAGCTAAGCCAGCTGGATCTGTTGGTCAAGAAGTCCGATCTCATGGAAAAAGACTGGCTAAAGAACAATCGTTTGTGTTTATGGCGCAAGGATGATCAGACGACCCTCCTGCAGAAGTATCTGCGGGTCAAGTCTGGAGCCGAGGAGGAAGAACTGCTTTTTACCTCTAGTTCAGTG TATTCCAGTTGGGATGAGCAGCAGACCAGCGATTTCATAGAGGTCAAAGTCAATTGCTTGGATCCCAATAATAGACGCATTAAGCTACAGGATCTAGAGGCCGTTAAGAAGATCTCCGAAGAGCTGCAATTGGAAAGAGATACAAGCGCAGCATCCGACAAAGAAGACGATGCCGAGGAAGACGAGGACGAAAAGCCAAATGATGCTGattaa
- the LOC108082198 gene encoding uncharacterized protein isoform X2, producing the protein MKKFIFLGRLKGTSESDEGRCGEMLEEKQSLLAGRIPVASMTGPIKRGLLWQQRDRLFSRWKERYFVLTRDYLHCFKRASGSANERASDMGQFIFKVKLVDVEKVEWLNRRSYSAIGLLLGREGRVLLRCDDGLEDWFELLEECTMTSKERRRALKIAQGPRSRASLAAPVSHASLQFQHFGLGGTYSSALDDWLMTNGTGGGLARHKIGAGSLNGYAGANPFLFSDSVPDLSALNNENHNHHLSGISTNHSTPQKIPHHSNANLSRYSNGYVSAQNSFSQGGALYGSPRRIFINSSFGSNQVVDEETEEAEVQLRRPRLFRGVSATPDNGNELDRDWLYRKPRAPTDMRHSVQPMLPVGNNGSNAGLAKTELDCSAHDSGLDTPPSTHRPSSYREASRDSTETNGSSSRGTLLNNSSSPAGSFRAKKLSSQVTNLNQLNALHGSRYSVQDQRILKMRNNEEERCASIKMANRLNQNHEQQQVPQQVASYDPNQNRYYKNGNATPPTSLTPQHTPQHKLMMMHHGNGNGNGGTLNGNSNGGQDRMNGSAIFRERYQHPALAAIINEAQGLKFREESENMW; encoded by the exons atgaaaaaatttatatttttgggtaGGCTGAAGGGTACCTCGGAGTCGGATGAAGGTCGATGTGGCGAAATGCTTGAGGAGAAG CAATCCTTGCTGGCAGGACGCATTCCGGTGGCCTCCATGACAGGACCCATTAAGCGTGGACTGCTCTGGCAGCAAAGGGATCGTCTCTTTTCCCGCTGGAAGGAACG ATACTTTGTGCTCACGCGTGACTACTTGCACTGCTTCAAAAGAGCCTCTGGTTCAGCCAACGAACGGGCCTCGGATATGGGACAGTTTATCTTTAAG GTCAAGCTGGTGGATGTGGAGAAGGTGGAGTGGCTGAATCGTCGCTCCTACAGCGCCATTGGACTGCTACTGGGGCGCGAGGGTCGCGTTCTCCTCCGCTGCGACGATGGCCTCGAGGACTGGTTCGAGCTTTTGGAG GAGTGCACCATGACCTCCAAGGAGCGAAGGCGAGCCCTGAAGATCGCCCAGGGACCCAGATCACGTGCCTCCTTGGCTGCCCCCGTGTCCCATGCCTCACTGCAGTTCCAGCACTTTGGTCTGGGAGGCACTTACTCGAGTGCCTTGGATGACTGGCTGATGACCAATGGAACTGGCGGTGGCTTGGCTCGACACAAAATCGGAGCCGGCAGCCTTAATGGCTATGCCGGAGCCAATCCCTTCTTATTCTCCGATTCCGTACCGGATCTGAGCGCCCTGAACAACGAGAACCACAATCACCATCTGAGCGGCATCAGCACGAACCACTCGACGCCGCAGAAGATTCCGCATCACAGCAACGCGAATCTCAGCCGCTACTCGAATGGTTATGTCTCGGCCCAGAATAGCTTCAGCCAGGGCGGAGCTCTGTATGGTTCACCACGAAGGATCTTCATCAACAGCAGCTTCGGGTCCAACCAGGTGGTGGACGAGGAGAcggaggaggcggaggtgcAGCTGAGGCGGCCCCGGCTCTTCCGGGGAGTAAGCGCCACGCCGGACAATGGCAACGAGCTGGACAGAGATTGGCTGTACAGGAAGCCAAGGGCGCCCACCGATATGAGGCACTCAG TCCAACCCATGCTGCCCGTTGGCAACAACGGCAGTAATGCCGGCCTGGCCAAGACGGAGCTGGACTGCTCGGCCCATGATAGTGGCCTGGACACGCCTCCTTCGACACACCGCCCTTCGAGCTATCGGGAGGCCAGCCGGGACAGCACCGAGACCAATGGCAGCTCCTCGCGGGGCACTCTCCTGAACAACTCATCCTCGCCGGCCGGCAGCTTCCGGGCCAAGAAGCTGAGCAGCCAGGTGACTAATCTCAACCAGCTGAACGCTCTGCATGGATCGCGATACTCGGTGCAGGACCAGCGCATTCTCAAGATGCGCAACAACGAGGAGGAGCGCTGTGCCTCGATCAAGATGGCCAATCGCTTGAACCAGAAccacgagcagcagcaggtgccgCAGCAGGTGGCCTCCTATGATCCCAACCAGAATCGCTACTACAAGAATGGCAATGCCACGCCTCCGACATCACTGACACCGCAGCACACGCCGCAGCACAAGCTGATGATGATGCACCACGGCAATGGGAATGGCAATGGCGGCACTTTGAATGGCAACAGCAATGGCGGACAGGATAGGATGAACGGCTCGGCCATATTCCGGGAGCGGTATCAGCATCCAGCACTGGCTGCCATCATCAATGAGGCCCAGGGCCTGAAGTTCCGAG AAGAGTCTGAAAATATGTGGTAA